Proteins encoded together in one Mycobacterium sp. MS1601 window:
- a CDS encoding SDR family NAD(P)-dependent oxidoreductase — MAFTNASDVVLIINADTDIAHEAAGEILDSGARVVVTARIPAALTRMLLQRSAEQVVAIAADLGDARQRRKICERVLTTFGAPTWVVDGHTGEAVAIGSGAALTPAA; from the coding sequence ATGGCATTCACCAACGCTTCCGACGTCGTACTCATCATCAACGCCGACACCGACATCGCTCACGAAGCCGCCGGGGAGATCCTGGACAGCGGAGCGCGGGTGGTCGTCACCGCGCGCATTCCCGCCGCGCTGACCCGGATGCTGCTGCAGCGCAGCGCCGAGCAAGTGGTCGCGATCGCCGCAGACCTCGGTGACGCGCGCCAGCGGCGCAAGATCTGCGAGCGCGTGCTCACCACGTTCGGGGCACCGACCTGGGTGGTGGACGGACACACCGGCGAAGCCGTTGCGATCGGGTCCGGTGCGGCACTGACGCCCGCCGCCTAG